In one window of Streptomyces roseofulvus DNA:
- a CDS encoding GH1 family beta-glucosidase, which translates to MTASETRPLTAVRQFPSDFLWGAATAAYQIEGAAREDGRTPSIWDTFSHTPGKVFEGHTGDVAVDHYHRFRDDVALMAELGLNAYRFSVSWSRVQPTGRGPAVQKGLDFYRALVDELLAAGIEPALTLYHWDLPQELEDAGGWPERATAERFAEYAGIVADAVGDRVKRWTTLNEPWCSAFLGYGSGVHAPGRTDPVASLRAAHHLNLGHGLAVQALRAALPADRQIAVSLNLHEVRPRTTSAEDLEAARRIDAVGNRVWLGPMLEGAYPEDLLADTRHLTDWSFVQDGDTATANQPLDFLAINYYAPTLVAHVAEGEEKPQDDGHGDSAHSPWPGADSVAFHRAPGERTAMGWPVDPTGLYDLLRRTSEAYPGLPLVISENGAAYEDVVGEDGGVHDPERTAYVHAHLAEVHRAIADGIDVRGYYLWSLLDNFEWAYGYAKRFGMVHVDYDTLRRTPKTSARWYSGVARSGVLHAPDAV; encoded by the coding sequence ATGACCGCGTCCGAAACCCGGCCGCTCACCGCCGTCCGCCAGTTCCCCTCCGACTTCCTCTGGGGCGCGGCCACCGCCGCCTACCAGATCGAGGGAGCGGCCCGCGAGGACGGCCGCACGCCGTCCATCTGGGACACCTTCTCGCACACCCCCGGCAAGGTCTTCGAGGGCCACACCGGCGACGTGGCCGTCGACCACTACCACCGGTTCCGCGACGACGTCGCCCTCATGGCCGAACTCGGCCTGAACGCCTACCGGTTCTCCGTCTCCTGGTCGCGGGTCCAGCCCACCGGCCGGGGCCCCGCCGTCCAGAAGGGCCTGGACTTCTACCGGGCGCTGGTGGACGAGCTGCTCGCCGCCGGCATCGAGCCCGCCCTCACCCTCTACCACTGGGACCTGCCGCAGGAGCTGGAGGACGCCGGCGGCTGGCCCGAGCGCGCCACGGCCGAGCGGTTCGCCGAGTACGCCGGGATCGTCGCGGACGCCGTCGGCGACCGGGTCAAGCGGTGGACGACGCTCAACGAGCCCTGGTGCTCCGCCTTCCTCGGCTACGGCTCCGGGGTGCACGCCCCCGGCCGCACCGACCCGGTCGCCTCGCTGCGCGCCGCCCACCACCTCAACCTGGGCCACGGGCTCGCCGTCCAGGCGCTGCGCGCCGCCCTGCCGGCGGACCGGCAGATCGCGGTCTCGCTCAACCTGCACGAGGTGCGGCCGCGCACCACCTCCGCCGAGGACCTGGAGGCGGCCCGCCGGATCGACGCCGTCGGCAACCGGGTCTGGCTGGGCCCGATGCTGGAGGGCGCCTACCCGGAGGACCTGCTCGCCGACACCCGGCACCTCACCGACTGGTCCTTCGTGCAGGACGGCGACACGGCGACGGCGAACCAGCCGCTGGACTTCCTCGCCATCAACTACTACGCGCCCACCCTGGTGGCGCACGTCGCGGAGGGCGAGGAGAAGCCGCAGGACGACGGGCACGGCGACAGCGCCCACTCGCCGTGGCCGGGCGCCGACTCGGTCGCCTTCCACCGCGCGCCCGGCGAGCGGACGGCGATGGGCTGGCCGGTGGACCCGACCGGCCTGTACGACCTGCTGCGCCGGACCTCGGAGGCGTACCCGGGCCTGCCGCTGGTGATCAGCGAGAACGGGGCCGCGTACGAGGACGTCGTCGGCGAGGACGGCGGGGTGCACGACCCGGAGCGCACCGCCTACGTGCACGCCCATCTGGCGGAGGTGCACCGGGCGATCGCCGACGGCATCGACGTCCGGGGCTACTACCTGTGGTCGCTGCTGGACAACTTCGAGTGGGCGTACGGCTACGCGAAGCGGTTCGGCATGGTCCACGTCGACTACGACACCCTGCGGCGCACCCCCAAGACCAGCGCCCGCTGGTACTCCGGGGTGGCCCGCTCGGGCGTGCTGCACGCGCCCGACGCGGTCTGA
- a CDS encoding carbohydrate ABC transporter permease — MARTLDTTPTVEPKTPGERPARRRFRQTAGRQHHAGPLTYVLLVAATIVSLFPLYWNVVAASHTGDRVVQAPAPLLPGSRLLDNLSFAWDQVDMGEALINTTVVASLVAASTVLFSTLAGFAFAKLPFKGRGMLLSLVVATMTIPPQLSVIPLYQIITDLGWFDQLQSVVLPSLVAAFGVFFMRQFLVEALPVELVEAARMDGAHSLRVIWHVVFPVARPAMAVLGMLVFVQAWNDFFWPFIALTPDGNPTLQVALAGLGAGNHTVDHAIVLTGALISTVPLLLVFAFLGKHIVGGITAGAVKS, encoded by the coding sequence ATGGCCCGCACCCTCGACACCACCCCGACCGTCGAGCCGAAGACGCCCGGCGAGCGCCCGGCGCGCCGCCGCTTCCGCCAGACGGCGGGCCGGCAGCACCACGCCGGACCGCTCACCTACGTCCTGCTGGTCGCCGCCACGATCGTCTCGCTCTTCCCGCTGTACTGGAACGTGGTCGCCGCCTCGCACACCGGCGACCGGGTGGTCCAGGCCCCGGCGCCGCTGCTGCCCGGCTCCCGCCTCCTCGACAACCTCAGCTTCGCCTGGGACCAGGTCGACATGGGCGAGGCGCTGATCAACACCACCGTCGTGGCGAGCCTGGTGGCCGCCTCGACCGTCCTCTTCTCCACCCTCGCCGGCTTCGCCTTCGCCAAGCTGCCCTTCAAGGGCCGCGGCATGCTGCTCTCGCTGGTGGTCGCCACCATGACGATCCCCCCGCAGCTCAGCGTCATCCCGCTCTACCAGATCATCACCGACCTCGGCTGGTTCGACCAGCTCCAGTCCGTGGTGCTGCCCTCGCTCGTCGCGGCCTTCGGTGTCTTCTTCATGCGCCAGTTCCTGGTCGAGGCGCTGCCCGTCGAACTGGTCGAGGCGGCCCGGATGGACGGGGCGCACAGCCTCCGCGTCATCTGGCACGTCGTCTTCCCGGTGGCCCGGCCGGCCATGGCCGTGCTCGGCATGCTCGTCTTCGTGCAGGCGTGGAACGACTTCTTCTGGCCGTTCATCGCGCTCACCCCGGACGGCAACCCGACCCTCCAGGTCGCGCTCGCCGGACTCGGCGCGGGCAACCACACCGTGGACCACGCGATCGTGCTGACCGGCGCGCTCATATCGACCGTGCCGCTGCTGCTGGTCTTCGCCTTCCTGGGCAAGCACATCGTGGGCGGCATCACGGCCGGCGCGGTCAAGAGCTGA
- a CDS encoding sugar ABC transporter permease: protein MATSVRAEQGGTPPPAAPPSPPAPRGRRRRSGPGGWRSTLYRWDVKAIPYVFIAPFFLTFAAFGLFPLIYTGYLSLNRVELGGTAEWKGLENYTDLATSEFFWNALLNTFTIGVISTVPQLLMALGLAHLLNYKLRGRGFFRVAILAPYATSIAAATLVFAQLFNTDYGMINTLLDWVGIGPIDWNNSKWPAQIAISVIVTWRWTGYNALIYLAAMQAVPQDLYEAASLDGASRWRQFISVTIPSIRPTIFFTIIVSTIGATQLFGEPMLFGGSVGISGGSGHQFQTLSLLMYEKGWITGALGSASAIAWVMLALLLLLGGIQALVSRRNRKKLGD from the coding sequence GTGGCCACCTCCGTACGGGCGGAGCAGGGCGGCACCCCGCCGCCCGCCGCACCGCCCTCCCCGCCCGCCCCCCGCGGCCGGCGCCGCCGCTCCGGCCCCGGAGGCTGGCGCAGCACCCTCTACCGCTGGGACGTCAAGGCGATCCCGTACGTCTTCATCGCCCCCTTCTTCCTCACCTTCGCCGCCTTCGGCCTCTTCCCGCTGATCTACACCGGCTACCTCTCGCTCAACCGGGTCGAGCTCGGCGGCACCGCCGAGTGGAAGGGCCTGGAGAACTACACGGACCTCGCCACCAGCGAGTTCTTCTGGAACGCGCTGCTCAACACCTTCACCATCGGCGTCATCTCCACCGTCCCGCAGCTGCTGATGGCCCTCGGCCTCGCCCACCTGCTGAACTACAAGCTCCGCGGCCGCGGCTTCTTCCGGGTCGCGATCCTCGCCCCGTACGCCACCTCGATCGCGGCGGCGACGCTGGTCTTCGCCCAGCTCTTCAACACCGACTACGGGATGATCAACACCCTCCTCGACTGGGTCGGGATCGGGCCGATCGACTGGAACAACTCCAAGTGGCCGGCGCAGATCGCGATCTCCGTGATCGTCACCTGGCGCTGGACCGGCTACAACGCGCTGATCTACCTCGCCGCCATGCAGGCCGTGCCGCAGGACCTCTACGAGGCCGCCTCGCTGGACGGGGCCTCCCGCTGGCGCCAGTTCATCAGCGTCACCATCCCCTCCATCCGGCCGACGATCTTCTTCACCATCATCGTCTCCACCATCGGCGCCACCCAGCTCTTCGGCGAGCCGATGCTCTTCGGCGGCAGCGTCGGCATCAGCGGCGGCAGCGGCCACCAGTTCCAGACGCTGAGCCTCCTGATGTACGAAAAGGGATGGATCACCGGCGCGCTGGGCTCCGCCTCGGCGATCGCCTGGGTCATGCTGGCGCTCCTGCTGCTCCTCGGCGGCATCCAGGCGCTCGTCTCCCGCCGCAACCGCAAGAAGCTGGGGGACTGA
- a CDS encoding ABC transporter substrate-binding protein, translating into MRTSSSRRGRRTAAAAVAAVVTGTVLLTGCGSDTDDEAGKDAGKITLRVGTFGSFGYDNKTGAKLYAEYERLHPNIKIEESNVSDGQKYWDTLKLRLSQNSGVADIQAIEVGYIAEATGESMASKWVDLSKEGGADTSKFLDWKVKQATTGDGKVIALGTDIGPMAVCYNKELFGKAKLPTDREEVGKLWNGDWSKFLTVGETYKKNAPAGTAFHDSASGLFNAVLSSDPVQYANSSGQLDWENSPGVKKAWELGVKAAEGGLTAKLRQFDEKGTWNAAFKNSKFATVACPSWMTGIIKDQAGPANQGKWDIAAPPVAGNWGGSFLAVPKASKHAKEAAELAAWLTAPEQHAKVFAVNGNIPSTKDTLLSSTVQNAKLPYFGDTPVGKIFSSAAAGIQPAVISRYDGQVKTFLTDNGILDIEQRGTDPAKAWENVKKLVEDKIDQ; encoded by the coding sequence ATGCGCACTTCCAGCAGCAGACGTGGTCGTCGCACGGCCGCCGCGGCGGTCGCCGCAGTGGTGACCGGCACGGTCCTGCTCACCGGTTGCGGAAGCGACACGGACGACGAGGCCGGGAAGGACGCCGGCAAGATCACGCTGCGGGTCGGCACCTTCGGCTCGTTCGGCTACGACAACAAGACGGGCGCGAAGCTCTACGCGGAGTACGAGCGGCTCCACCCGAACATCAAGATCGAGGAGTCGAACGTCTCCGACGGTCAGAAGTACTGGGACACCCTGAAGCTGCGCCTCTCCCAGAACAGCGGCGTCGCCGACATCCAGGCGATCGAGGTCGGCTACATCGCCGAGGCCACCGGCGAGAGCATGGCCTCCAAGTGGGTCGACCTGAGCAAGGAGGGCGGCGCCGACACCTCCAAGTTCCTCGACTGGAAGGTCAAGCAGGCCACCACCGGCGACGGCAAGGTCATCGCCCTCGGCACCGACATCGGCCCGATGGCCGTCTGCTACAACAAGGAGCTCTTCGGCAAGGCCAAGCTGCCCACCGACCGCGAAGAGGTCGGCAAGCTGTGGAACGGCGACTGGTCGAAGTTCCTCACGGTCGGCGAGACGTACAAGAAGAACGCGCCGGCCGGCACCGCCTTCCACGACTCCGCGAGCGGCCTCTTCAACGCGGTGCTCTCCAGCGACCCGGTCCAGTACGCGAACTCCAGCGGCCAGCTCGACTGGGAGAACAGCCCCGGCGTGAAGAAGGCGTGGGAGCTCGGCGTGAAGGCGGCCGAGGGCGGACTCACCGCCAAGCTGCGCCAGTTCGACGAGAAGGGCACCTGGAACGCGGCCTTCAAGAACTCCAAGTTCGCCACCGTCGCCTGCCCCTCCTGGATGACCGGCATCATCAAGGACCAGGCCGGCCCCGCCAACCAGGGCAAGTGGGACATCGCCGCGCCGCCGGTCGCCGGCAACTGGGGCGGCTCCTTCCTCGCCGTGCCCAAGGCGAGCAAGCACGCCAAGGAGGCCGCCGAGCTCGCCGCCTGGCTGACCGCCCCCGAGCAGCACGCCAAGGTCTTCGCGGTGAACGGCAACATCCCGTCCACCAAGGACACCCTCCTCTCGTCCACCGTGCAGAACGCCAAGCTGCCGTACTTCGGCGACACCCCCGTCGGCAAGATCTTCTCCTCGGCGGCGGCCGGCATCCAGCCCGCCGTGATCAGCCGCTACGACGGCCAGGTGAAGACCTTCCTCACCGACAACGGCATCCTCGACATCGAGCAGCGGGGCACCGACCCGGCCAAGGCGTGGGAGAACGTCAAGAAGCTGGTCGAGGACAAGATCGACCAGTAG
- a CDS encoding LacI family DNA-binding transcriptional regulator, giving the protein MSDEGSTATVNGRQNSRPTLEQVAARAGVGRGTVSRVINGSPRVSEQTRAAVARAVAELGYVPNQAARALAGSRTDAVALVIPEAEARLFAEPYFLDLIRGVSAELAEADKQLLLTLVRSEQERQRFEQYLAAQRVDGVLLASVHGDDPLPDRIRELGIPVVMNGRRSEAEPVPYVDSDNIGAGRAAVAHLVGRGRRRIATVTGPLDMYVARARLGGYRAGLAEAGHAPDEGLVAPGDFTEAGGRAAMRELLARRPDLDAVFVASDVMAAGARGALREAGRRIPEDVALVGVDDSPVARLMDPPLTSVRQPTERMGRTMARMLLHAVAGSPEDPRRVFPTELVVRGSC; this is encoded by the coding sequence ATGTCCGACGAGGGGAGTACGGCGACGGTGAACGGACGGCAGAACAGCAGACCCACCCTGGAGCAGGTCGCGGCCCGTGCCGGGGTCGGCCGGGGCACCGTCTCGCGGGTCATCAACGGCTCCCCGCGCGTGAGCGAGCAGACCCGCGCCGCCGTGGCGCGGGCCGTCGCCGAGCTCGGCTACGTACCCAACCAGGCCGCCCGCGCGCTCGCCGGCAGCCGCACGGACGCCGTCGCCCTCGTCATCCCGGAGGCCGAGGCGCGGCTCTTCGCCGAGCCCTACTTCCTCGACCTCATCCGCGGCGTCAGCGCCGAACTGGCCGAGGCCGACAAGCAACTGCTGCTCACCCTGGTCCGCAGCGAGCAGGAGCGCCAGCGCTTCGAGCAGTACCTGGCCGCCCAGCGCGTCGACGGCGTCCTCCTCGCCTCCGTGCACGGCGACGACCCGCTGCCCGACCGCATCCGCGAACTCGGCATCCCGGTCGTCATGAACGGGCGCCGCTCCGAGGCCGAGCCCGTCCCCTACGTCGACTCCGACAACATCGGCGCCGGCCGCGCCGCCGTCGCCCACCTGGTGGGCCGCGGCAGGCGGCGCATCGCCACCGTCACCGGCCCGCTGGACATGTACGTCGCCCGGGCCCGTCTCGGCGGCTACCGCGCCGGCCTCGCCGAGGCGGGCCACGCGCCCGACGAGGGCCTGGTCGCGCCCGGCGACTTCACCGAGGCGGGCGGCCGCGCGGCCATGCGCGAACTCCTCGCCCGCCGCCCGGACCTGGACGCCGTCTTCGTCGCCTCCGACGTGATGGCCGCCGGCGCCCGCGGCGCCCTGCGCGAGGCGGGCCGCCGCATCCCCGAGGACGTGGCCCTCGTCGGCGTCGACGACTCCCCGGTGGCCCGCCTGATGGACCCGCCGCTGACGAGCGTCCGGCAGCCGACGGAGCGCATGGGCCGCACGATGGCCCGGATGCTCCTCCACGCCGTCGCGGGCTCGCCGGAGGACCCGCGCCGGGTCTTCCCGACGGAGCTGGTGGTCCGGGGGTCCTGCTGA
- a CDS encoding glycoside hydrolase family 6 protein, which produces MSRTSRTALLAALGLVTATGATATVFGATAGAATPGCKVDYTITNQWNTGFGANVAVTNTGDPVTSWTLEWSYGGNQQVTQGWNATITQSGAAVTAKSMSYNGTLATGGSTSFGFNGSYSGTNAVPTTFKLNGVTCNTTTQPTDPPTTPPTTPPTTPPTTPPGQKADNPYAGAKVYVNPEWSANAAAEPGGSRISNQPTGVWLDRTAAINGVNGGMGLRAHLDEALRQKGSGELVVQFVIYNLPGRDCAALASNGELGPTEIDRYKTEYIDPIAAILSDPKYAGLRIVTTVEIDSLPNLVTNVAGRPTETANCNVMKENGNYIKGVGYALNKLGAIPNVYNYVDAGHHGWLGWDSNFGPSAELFKTAATAEGSTVANVHGFIVNTANYSALKEDHFKVTDSVNGTSVRTSKWIDWNQYVDELSYAQAMRDKLVSIGFDSKIGMLIDTSRNGWGGTARPTGPGALTSVDTYVNGGRFDRRINPGNWCNQSGAGLGERPQAAPAAGIDAYVWMKPPGESDGASKEIPNDEGKGFDRMCDPTYTGNVRNGNSMSGALPDAPLAGKWFSAQFQELMRNAHPAL; this is translated from the coding sequence ATGAGCCGCACCAGCCGTACCGCCCTTCTGGCGGCCCTCGGCCTCGTCACCGCGACCGGGGCCACCGCCACGGTCTTCGGCGCCACCGCCGGCGCCGCGACCCCCGGCTGCAAGGTCGACTACACCATCACCAACCAGTGGAACACCGGCTTCGGCGCCAACGTCGCGGTCACCAACACCGGCGACCCGGTGACCTCCTGGACGCTGGAGTGGAGCTACGGCGGCAACCAGCAGGTCACCCAGGGCTGGAACGCCACCATCACCCAGTCCGGCGCCGCCGTCACCGCCAAGAGCATGTCCTACAACGGCACGCTCGCGACCGGCGGTTCGACGTCCTTCGGCTTCAACGGCTCCTACAGCGGGACCAACGCCGTACCGACGACCTTCAAGCTCAACGGCGTCACCTGCAACACCACCACGCAGCCGACGGACCCGCCGACCACGCCCCCGACGACCCCGCCCACGACGCCGCCGACCACCCCGCCCGGCCAGAAGGCGGACAACCCGTACGCCGGCGCCAAGGTGTACGTGAACCCCGAGTGGTCCGCGAACGCCGCCGCCGAACCGGGCGGCAGCAGGATCTCGAACCAGCCCACCGGCGTCTGGCTGGACCGCACCGCCGCGATCAACGGCGTCAACGGCGGCATGGGCCTGCGCGCCCACCTCGACGAGGCCCTCCGCCAGAAGGGCTCCGGCGAGCTGGTCGTCCAGTTCGTGATCTACAACCTGCCCGGCCGCGACTGCGCCGCGCTCGCCTCCAACGGCGAGCTGGGCCCCACGGAGATCGACCGCTACAAGACCGAGTACATCGACCCGATCGCGGCGATCCTCTCGGACCCGAAGTACGCGGGCCTGCGGATCGTCACCACCGTCGAGATCGACTCCCTCCCCAACCTCGTGACGAACGTGGCCGGCCGTCCGACCGAGACCGCCAACTGCAACGTCATGAAGGAGAACGGCAACTACATCAAGGGCGTCGGCTACGCGCTCAACAAGCTCGGCGCGATCCCGAACGTCTACAACTACGTCGACGCGGGCCACCACGGCTGGCTCGGCTGGGACTCCAACTTCGGACCCTCCGCGGAGCTGTTCAAGACGGCCGCGACCGCCGAGGGCTCGACCGTCGCCAACGTCCACGGCTTCATCGTGAACACCGCCAACTACAGCGCGCTGAAGGAGGACCACTTCAAGGTCACCGACAGCGTCAACGGCACCTCCGTGCGCACGTCGAAGTGGATCGACTGGAACCAGTACGTCGACGAGCTCTCCTACGCCCAGGCGATGCGCGACAAGCTGGTCTCGATCGGCTTCGACAGCAAGATCGGCATGCTGATCGACACCTCCCGGAACGGCTGGGGCGGCACCGCCCGGCCCACCGGTCCGGGCGCCCTCACCAGCGTCGACACCTACGTCAACGGCGGCCGCTTCGACCGGCGCATCAACCCCGGCAACTGGTGCAACCAGTCCGGGGCGGGCCTCGGCGAGCGTCCCCAGGCGGCCCCGGCCGCCGGCATCGACGCGTACGTCTGGATGAAGCCCCCGGGCGAGTCCGACGGCGCGTCGAAGGAGATCCCGAACGACGAGGGCAAGGGCTTCGACCGCATGTGCGACCCGACCTACACGGGCAACGTCCGTAACGGCAACAGCATGTCCGGCGCCCTTCCCGACGCGCCGCTCGCGGGCAAGTGGTTCTCCGCCCAGTTCCAGGAGCTCATGAGGAACGCGCACCCGGCGCTGTGA
- a CDS encoding cellulase family glycosylhydrolase, translated as MRHPPRLTALLAGAAVMAASTALAVVGTASGAAAAPVCTVEYSVTNQWTGGFQGALTVTNHSTALNGWSLGFSFPAGQQVSQGWGGKWTQSGAAVTVANESWNAQLGTGAKVTTGFIASWTGANTAPAAFTLGGVACDVDGPTTPPTTTPPTTPPTTPPTSQPPTPVTGAPELSVTGNTFTDQNGAVRRLLGVNRSGGEFMCVQGYGIWDGPVDDASVKAIADWKANTVRIPLNEECWLGLDNIKPEYRGAPYVGAVKDLVAKVLAHGMTPVVELHWSHGQYTGNSAGCADVHASCQKPMPNARYTPAFWTSVADTFKHDKRVVFDLFNEPYPDRATATATQAWTCWRDGGTCPGIGYEVAGMQDLVDAVRATGAKNLILVPGLAYSNDLSQWLTYRPTDPAANLAAAWHVYNFNTCSTETCWNDTLAPVAAQVPLLAGEIGENTCGHAFIDRVMKWFDDRGLSYLGWTWNTWNCNSGPALISSYDGTPTAFGIGLRDHLRAVNP; from the coding sequence ATGCGACATCCCCCACGTCTCACCGCGCTGCTCGCAGGAGCAGCGGTCATGGCGGCGAGCACCGCGCTCGCCGTCGTGGGTACGGCCTCAGGAGCCGCGGCCGCACCCGTCTGCACCGTGGAGTACTCGGTCACCAACCAGTGGACCGGCGGCTTCCAGGGTGCGCTCACCGTCACCAACCACAGCACCGCGCTGAACGGCTGGAGCCTCGGCTTCTCCTTCCCGGCCGGCCAGCAGGTCAGCCAGGGCTGGGGCGGCAAGTGGACCCAGTCCGGCGCCGCCGTCACCGTCGCCAACGAGAGCTGGAACGCCCAGCTCGGCACCGGCGCGAAGGTGACGACGGGGTTCATCGCGTCGTGGACGGGGGCCAACACCGCCCCGGCCGCGTTCACGCTCGGCGGAGTGGCCTGCGACGTCGACGGGCCGACCACCCCGCCGACGACCACTCCCCCGACCACGCCACCCACCACCCCGCCCACCTCGCAGCCGCCGACCCCCGTCACCGGCGCGCCCGAACTGTCCGTCACCGGCAACACGTTCACCGACCAGAACGGCGCGGTCCGCCGGCTGCTCGGCGTCAACCGCTCCGGCGGCGAGTTCATGTGCGTCCAGGGCTACGGCATCTGGGACGGTCCGGTCGACGACGCCTCCGTGAAGGCGATCGCCGACTGGAAGGCCAACACGGTCCGCATCCCCCTGAACGAGGAGTGCTGGCTCGGCCTGGACAACATCAAGCCCGAGTACCGGGGCGCCCCCTACGTCGGCGCCGTCAAGGACCTGGTCGCCAAGGTCCTCGCCCACGGCATGACCCCGGTGGTCGAACTGCACTGGAGCCACGGCCAGTACACCGGCAACTCCGCCGGCTGCGCCGACGTGCACGCCTCGTGCCAGAAGCCGATGCCCAACGCCCGGTACACCCCGGCGTTCTGGACCTCGGTGGCCGACACGTTCAAGCACGACAAGCGGGTCGTCTTCGACCTCTTCAACGAGCCCTATCCGGACCGGGCGACCGCCACCGCGACCCAGGCGTGGACCTGCTGGCGCGACGGCGGCACCTGCCCCGGCATCGGGTACGAGGTCGCCGGCATGCAGGACCTGGTGGACGCGGTCCGCGCCACGGGGGCGAAGAACCTGATCCTCGTCCCGGGCCTCGCGTACTCCAACGACCTCAGCCAGTGGCTGACGTACCGCCCCACGGATCCGGCGGCGAATCTGGCCGCCGCCTGGCACGTCTACAACTTCAACACCTGCTCCACCGAGACGTGCTGGAACGACACCCTCGCCCCCGTCGCCGCGCAGGTACCCCTGCTGGCCGGCGAGATCGGCGAGAACACCTGCGGACACGCGTTCATCGACCGCGTCATGAAGTGGTTCGACGACCGCGGGCTCTCGTACCTGGGCTGGACCTGGAACACCTGGAACTGCAACTCCGGTCCCGCGCTGATCAGTTCGTACGACGGCACACCCACCGCGTTCGGCATCGGGCTGCGCGACCACCTGCGCGCGGTGAACCCGTGA